A single window of Amyelois transitella isolate CPQ chromosome 17, ilAmyTran1.1, whole genome shotgun sequence DNA harbors:
- the LOC106134336 gene encoding zinc finger and SCAN domain-containing protein 12 isoform X2: MSEHEKNVKSQLDLCRMCLASDVLLFSIANTRMQAVYEKITRTPLVNGNNRPVVVCYICHAQLQKCQKLMLLVSQSENLLLHTMGQSNEVTMKKEETCGHRANNLRPALKTTPVKYFDTSTFNIPILVKDVFEHEYLPKPEVKEEQSQSLAECMICSAVDMRTYNIAGTPLQLIYENITKTFLTSTNNRSLSACYICCSQLNKCRKLMMRSKKTETILTALIDKYSKVSTKLVDLIDLPSHNLGLPLTIRPAECCDSSDGQQLVFVEKPALKIEVKIEIEPDVYVGSPQATEMVAYDVDNADDVNKMADAVQRDSWADVQEDYTREKLKRKRRKCIKQSKQTIENDADEPKKARPRRVYKKRIRAYVHVCQICQRVFNRTNHLKDHMKIHTDDRPYECSVCHRRFIQKINLKNHIMTHTGEKPFECGICSSGFIAKSDFKRHMNTHNEERNFECDLCHRRFTQMPYLKAHLSTHTSEKPYECNICQRRFSQKPYLKNHLKRHVQRE; this comes from the exons ATGTCTGaacatgaaaaaaatgttaaatcgCAATTGGACCTGTGTAGAATGTGTTTGGCTTCGGATGTGTTGCTTTTCTCTATCGCTAATACCCGTATGCAGGCAGTGTACGAGAAAATCACAAGGACTCCT CTTGTTAATGGCAATAACAGACCTGTAGTAGTCTGTTACATCTGTCATGCTCAACTACAGAAATGCCAGAAACTTATGCTGTTAGTCAGTCAATCAGAAAATTTACTGTTGCACACAATGGGCCAGTCAAATGAG GTGACTATGAAAAAGGAAGAAACATGTGGTCACAGAGCCAATAACTTGAGGCCAGCTCTGAAGACAACTCCAGTGAAGTATTTTGACACATCAACATTTAATATCCCAATATTGGTTAAGGATGTGTTTGAACATGAATATCTGCCAAAACCTGAAGTTAAAG AAGAGCAATCACAATCATTGGCAGAATGTATGATATGTTCAGCAGTGGACATGCGTACATACAACATAGCTGGAACCCCTCTCCAATTAATATATGAAAACATTACCAAAACCTTT CTTACCTCTACTAATAATAGGTCCTTGTCAGCGTGTTACATTTGCTGTTCTCAGCTCAACAAGTGTCGCAAATTGATGATGAGGTCCAAAAAAACGGAGACTATATTAACAGCTCTAATAGACAAATATTCTAAG GTGTCCACAAAATTGGTGGACCTAATTGACCTCCCATCACATAACCTGGGCTTGCCATTGACCATCAGGCCAGCGGAATGTTGTGATTCATCGGATGGCCAGCAGTTGGTCTTCGTGGAGAAACCGGCTTTGAAGATTGAAGTTAAAATTGAGATAGAACCTGATGTCTATGTTG GCTCACCTCAAGCTACAGAAATGGTCGCCTACGATGTTGACAATGCAGACGACGTCAACAAGATGGCGGATGCTGTGCAACGCGACTCTTGGGCGGACGTGCAAGAAG ACTATACTCGTGAGAAACTGAAACGGAAACGTCGTAAATGCATAAAACAGTCCAAACAGACGATAGAAAATGACGCGGACGAGCCAAAAAAGGCGAGGCCGCGTAGAGTCTACAAGAAAAGAATACGCGCCTACGTTCACGTGTGTCAAATCTGTCAAAGAGTATTCAACAGAACCAATCATCTGAAGGACCACATGAAAATCCACACGGACGACAGACCTTACGAGTGTAGCGTATGTCACAGGcgtttcatacaaaaaattaacttaaaaaaccATATTATGACTCACACAGGTGAGAAACCTTTTGAGTGTGGTATTTGTTCGAGTGGTTTCATAGCTAAGTCTGACTTTAAAAGGCATATGAATACGCATAATGAGGAGAGGAATTTTGAGTGTGATTTGTGTCATAGGAGGTTTACGCAAATGCCTTATTTGAAAGCACATTTGAGCACGCACACTAGTGAGAAACCGTATGAATGTAATATCTGTCAAAGGAGGTTCAGTCAGAAACCGTATTTGAAGAACCATTTGAAAAGACACGTTCAACGTgaatga
- the LOC106134336 gene encoding uncharacterized protein LOC106134336 isoform X1 produces MSEHEKNVKSQLDLCRMCLASDVLLFSIANTRMQAVYEKITRTPLVNGNNRPVVVCYICHAQLQKCQKLMLLVSQSENLLLHTMGQSNEVTMKKEETCGHRANNLRPALKTTPVKYFDTSTFNIPILVKDVFEHEYLPKPEVKEEQSQSLAECMICSAVDMRTYNIAGTPLQLIYENITKTFLTSTNNRSLSACYICCSQLNKCRKLMMRSKKTETILTALIDKYSKVSTKLVDLIDLPSHNLGLPLTIRPAECCDSSDGQQLVFVEKPALKIEVKIEIEPDVYVEMANRPTQKQMAALVEFLERNPGIARGLLRTQQAKQETRKKWQEFAESTNALGGIIKDGQGWAKYWAEKKSVLKKICQQRAQAMRRTGGGVDVVPELSLLKQRLVAVMGGDSFATGTRGIAQDPFPQSNPSPSILPSTNDAAVPILQLPSTSAAASPILQLPSTSAAASPILQLPSTSAAASPILQLPSTSAAASPILQLPSTSAAVVPEALEQNFPMEAELQVEQPGETNTAPPSGSRRAPRQAQQNRQKRRVSFVGSQVRRFEEIDSRRVKAEMLHAKALAQLAAAVSDSGARVAAALSDVAAAIRDVGEKLSERRT; encoded by the exons ATGTCTGaacatgaaaaaaatgttaaatcgCAATTGGACCTGTGTAGAATGTGTTTGGCTTCGGATGTGTTGCTTTTCTCTATCGCTAATACCCGTATGCAGGCAGTGTACGAGAAAATCACAAGGACTCCT CTTGTTAATGGCAATAACAGACCTGTAGTAGTCTGTTACATCTGTCATGCTCAACTACAGAAATGCCAGAAACTTATGCTGTTAGTCAGTCAATCAGAAAATTTACTGTTGCACACAATGGGCCAGTCAAATGAG GTGACTATGAAAAAGGAAGAAACATGTGGTCACAGAGCCAATAACTTGAGGCCAGCTCTGAAGACAACTCCAGTGAAGTATTTTGACACATCAACATTTAATATCCCAATATTGGTTAAGGATGTGTTTGAACATGAATATCTGCCAAAACCTGAAGTTAAAG AAGAGCAATCACAATCATTGGCAGAATGTATGATATGTTCAGCAGTGGACATGCGTACATACAACATAGCTGGAACCCCTCTCCAATTAATATATGAAAACATTACCAAAACCTTT CTTACCTCTACTAATAATAGGTCCTTGTCAGCGTGTTACATTTGCTGTTCTCAGCTCAACAAGTGTCGCAAATTGATGATGAGGTCCAAAAAAACGGAGACTATATTAACAGCTCTAATAGACAAATATTCTAAG GTGTCCACAAAATTGGTGGACCTAATTGACCTCCCATCACATAACCTGGGCTTGCCATTGACCATCAGGCCAGCGGAATGTTGTGATTCATCGGATGGCCAGCAGTTGGTCTTCGTGGAGAAACCGGCTTTGAAGATTGAAGTTAAAATTGAGATAGAACCTGATGTCTATGTTG AAATGGCAAACAGACCCACACAGAAACAAATGGCGGCGTTAGTGGAGTTCCTGGAGCGAAATCCAGGAATCGCGCGAGGCCTTCTGCGTACGCAGCAGGCCAAACAAGAAACCCGCAAAAAGTGGCAGGAGTTCGCTGAGTCCACTAACGCCTTGGGTGGGATAATAAAAGATGGGCAGGGTTGGGCTAAG TATTGGGCTGAAAAAAAGTCGGTTCTTAAAAAGATCTGCCAACAAAGGGCTCAGGCCATGAGACGCACCGGAGGTGGCGTAGATGTGGTGCCGGAGCTATCTTTGTTGAAACAGCGCCTAGTGGCAGTCATGGGTGGGGACTCATTTGCCACGGGCACAAGGGGAATAGCACAAGACCCCTTTCCCCAAAgtaat CCTAGCCCCTCCATCTTGCCATCCACCAATGATGCAGCTGTACCCATTCTGCAGCTGCCTTCCACCTCTGCCGCAGCTTCACCCATTCTGCAGCTGCCTTCCACCTCTGCCGCAGCTTCACCCATTCTGCAGCTGCCTTCCACCTCTGCCGCAGCTTCACCCATTCTGCAGCTGCCTTCCACCTCTGCCGCAGCTTCACCCATTCTGCAGCTGCCTTCCACCTCTGCCGCTGTGGTACCTGAAGCTCTGGAACAAAATTTTCCAATGGAAGCAGAGCTTCAGGTGGAGCAGCCAGGCGAAACAAATACTGCGCCTCCTTCAG GAAGTCGCCGCGCGCCACGACAGGCTCAACAAAATCGCCAGAAACGGCGAGTTTCTTTTGTGGGCTCACAAGTTCGGCGATTTGAAGAGATCGATTCGAGGCGCGTCAAAGCGGAGATGCTGCATGCGAAGGCCTTGGCTCAGCTGGCTGCTGCGGTCTCCGACTCGGGCGCACGGGTCGCGGCTGCTTTGTCGGATGTTGCTGCAGCAATAAGAGACGTGGGCGAGAAGCTATCTGAAAGACGAACATAA
- the LOC106134223 gene encoding putative nuclease HARBI1: MSQQSVSRALRDVTAALNHLTILHKYIKFPQTVPERNVIKRRFYEKFRIPGIIGCIDGTHVAIVRPAENEERYFNRKHFHSRNVLIICDADLNILSVDAAFGGASHDSFIWNQHPVKDHLIQLINAGESVTLLGDSGYAQREYMMTPIMDAAAGSPEEHYTKMHVTARNTAELTIGVLKNRWRCLLGHRVLHYHPDNVVL, encoded by the exons ATGTCGCAACAATCAGTATCTCGGGCATTGAGGGATGTGACAGCAGCATTGAATCACCTGACAATcctgcataaatacataaaatttcctCAAACTGTTCCAGAACGCAATGTTATTAAAAGAAG attttatgaaaaatttcgCATTCCTGGAATAATAGGATGCATAGATGGAACCCATGTGGCAATAGTACGTCCTGCTGAAAATGAAGAAAGATATTTTAACAGAAAACATTTCCATTCAAGAAATGTATTAATA atcTGTGACGCtgacttaaatatattaagtgtAGATGCAGCATTTGGAGGTGCATCACATGATAGTTTTATCTGGAACCAGCATCCAGTAAAAGATCATCTCATACAATTGATTAATGCTGGTGAATCTGTAACTTTActtg GGGATTCTGGGTATGCACAAAGGGAATATATGATGACGCCGATCATGGATGCTGCTGCAGGTTCTCCAGAGGAGCATTATACTAAAATGCATGTGACAGCACGCAACACAGCTGAGCTAACTATTGGAGTGCTCAAAAATCGTTGGAGATGTTTGTTGGGGCATAGAGTATTACATTACCACCCTGATAATGTAGTACTCTAA